Genomic DNA from Candidozyma auris chromosome 1, complete sequence:
CTCAGCCTCGGCCAGCCCCTCGAGACACTCCAACATGGTTCCTAGACTGTCGAAAGCAGACGCCAACGCACCCCTGGACGTCGGAAGCGGCCGTAGCGAGGCAGCTTTGCCCAGGGCGGCCATTTTCGCCAGCTTTGTCAGGTCGGGCCTTCGAACGCTCAGCTGCACCGACGTGGCCTCTGAGCACATAGATAGTTGCAGGTGAGAGTCCGAGTCCAGCTCGGTCAGCTCGAACGAGCCGTTGACAGACGCCTCCCACGAAAGGGTCTGGAGGTCCTCTAATTTGTCCAAGAGCGACATGGGAGGACGAATGTTGAAGGAAGGAAGCCAGGAATAAGGGAAGGAAACGCTAGTGGCACGCGTAGACGAGACGGTGACCTGATAAACCTGCTAATGACAAATCCCAGCGATTGTTACAAGCGACTGACCCAAACGATTCACTTAAACGATTGACTCGATCGACTGActgtgcttcaagaagatgctgTGATAAAGACGAGGAGGTGGTTAAGAGAAATGAAATGGAGCTAATCTCGTAGAAACAGGAACTCTCGTCTAAGGCAGAGGAACAGGAGCCcaattcgcagccagaTCCAGCAGACGGGTCGCGTTTTGCAGAGGCCGCATACTTTAGAGAAAGGGGCTGCAGCCACTAcagacaaagaaaaaaaagcgaCTTTTCCAAGCACAATACAAAACACAACCATTGTGTCTAAAAACGCAAAATACGCCAGAATATTTTGGTGTGGGAGGCGCTGGCGGTGTTATCAAAGTTTACAATGGCCGGCACCGCCCCCACcgaaagaaagaaaatgcGTTTAGAATCTGCGGTTGGTGGGAGGTTGGAGGTTGGAgggtggaggtggagggtggaggtggagggTCTCGTACGTGAAGAGCGCTTTGGATTATCGGCTCGTTTTTCGTTGGTAAGCCTGGGGAATGCGTCGGTAGAAATGCGTCGCTTGAACaggaatgggtgcaaaatcGCGTAGTATGAGGCGCTCTTAGGCTTGACGGGAAGAGAAATGTGAGGCGGGGGGCGTTGAGAGGCGTTGGTGTTGGCGTTGGCATTGGGGGAGTTGAAAGCGTTGAGAGCGTCGAGACATCATAAAAATTGCAATGTCTGTAGCATGTCTGTATGAGTCCCGCCAATTGCAAGTTGGTTGTAATAGCGAGCAGCTAGAGCAGGTATACTGAACAAGTATACTGATCAAGTATACTAGACAGGGGGATTCATCTGGGATTGATTACGTATCCTATTTCCAAATGATGTTTCAGAATATACTGAATGCTTTACTTTCCGATTTCCTGTCTACGTATGTTTCTGTTTGCTCGCTTCGTGTCTGCCGCTTATtgtaatggctgcgaaaacagATCGACTGCGCTGCTATCAACACAAGCAATCCTGGCTAGAGAACAGTGCATGCAAGCTAACAGAGACAAGGTACTATGATCTGGATGCAAGTGAAAGGATCGACTGGAAAGGCTGTTCACAAATCCTTCTGGTTTAAAGTTTCGAGACAAACCAACCCATTGCAGGTGGCCCAGCCCCCACAGGGCCCCGTGTTTGACTTCTGGATTTGCAATTCCTTCCTTGGTATTATCTCCAACTCGGCCTTAAGCCTGCTTTGGCCCACTAGCAAACATTAACTTCAGTCTCTGTTTGCTCCATTTCCCTATATACGCTGAGTGAAGGCGGAAGTGCAGCTGGTTGCCCAATCACACGTAACAGCGCTAATCCGTACAATTCGAGGAGAATTCGTATTACAAACAATtccttctgctttttcaaaacaatCTCTGCGTGCTGAAGACTTCTCTATACCTCAATTCCAGTAATATCTTTTTGTCCAGGCATTGCTTGCTGGTACCACTGAAATTACTCTCAGCACTGTCCATCCTCTTGCAAATTTCACTCTCATTGGCAATATTCACATCACCTGAGATCTCCACATTCGTGTCTGAGATCTTTCAGTATCAGCATCCACATAGCAACGATAGCTGTAATAACTCAGTACTATTCTTCTATCAGCGCGGAATTGAGTCATCCAGCTAAAACCCTACTGAGACCAGTCTCCATGCTCaatcacctttttttcaaaatattTGTATTGGTATTACCTTCACATTGCATTGTACCCCAAATTTGCCCACTTCTACCgcctttcttcaaaagtgTCCCTGCAAGCGCATACGGGCCTTTGACGACCGtaattttgcagccaccagTGTTAGCACCTACACCAGCAATTCCCACCGCCTTATCCACAATTCCACATGTCTAAGTTGCGCTTTCACTAGTAGCGTCCCTTGAAATTCCGTCAAAAAGCACCTATTCGCTTGCATGCCCTGGAAACAATGTGTAGAGAGATCCCGCGGAGCGCCGCGGGGACAATGACTGCGCTAGAGTATATATacaccttcaacttccCACATGGCCACTCACAAAACGAATAgtccacttttttttctgcaTCATGACCACATCAACACCAGAAAAAACCGTCTGCGTCTTCTGCGGCTCCCTGTTTGGGAAAGAGGCTTCCTTCGCCGAAAGCGCCTCCAAGCTAGGCGAGCTTTTGGCTAAGAGAAACTGGGGTCTTGTCTATGGGGGAGGCTCCACAGGCTTGATGGGAGCGGTGGCCAGAGGCTGTGCCACTAACGGAGGTTACGTCCATGGCATCATTCCTGAGGCATTGATCTCGAGAGAAAGAACCTCTGACAACGAGTTCaacgacaagttgaagggAGGCATCAATAACCACGATGGTTCGACTCCTCTTCCAGACTCGAGTCTCTACGGGAAAACTACGTTGGTCAAGGACATGCACACGAGAAAGCGATTGATGGGCGAGGAGGCCAGTGCGTTTGTGGCGTTGCCTGGCGGCTACGGCACgttggaggagttgatgGAGGTGGTCACCTGGCACCAGTTGAACATCCACTGCAAGCCTATCATCGTGTACAACTTGAACGGGTTCTACgacagcttcttgaagtttgtGGAGGATGCCATTGACTCGGAGTTtgtgtcgaagaagaacgGCGAGATCATCAAGGTGGCCCTGACAGCTGAAGAAGTGTTGGACGCCATCGAGCACTATCAGGTGCCCGACGGCAggttcaacttgaagtGGGACACAACGTGATGCCGTGATTATTGTAAGTTCGTGATATTAGATGTATAAATAGATCGGTTTATAGGCTGGCTGGCATGTAGATATCAGGACCCGTCCTAGATATCACCGAATGCAAAGTTTAGAATATACAATTTAGAGGACTGTTCTTATTTTGTATCTCAGTGGGGGTTGACCTCGTCCTCGAGGTCTTCGTCGTCCACATGGAACAAGTCTTCAAATTCGTCTAGCGGGATTTCCACCTCCAGAAGAAAGCCGGTGGAGACGTCGTACATCAACCCCCAGACCTCGATGGAGCCGTTTTTGAGCGCCTTCAGCGCCAGCGGGTGTCTTCTAAGCGCCAAAACAGACGCCACCACATTGAGCTCGGCCAATTTCTTGGCTCTTGCTCTGGGGTCGTCTTTTAGCGAGTCTAGTAACTTGACGTTCTGTGCACGGATATGTCTTATAGGATTGAGCCACAAATCAAGCACACCGCCAatcctcttcttcgacaaaCTGGCCCACACGCCTCCGCAGTCTGTGTGGCCGCACACAATGATCTTGCGTACTTTCAACACGTCCACAGCAAACTGAATCACCCCCTGGGACGAGATGTCGTTGGCGTTGACGATGTTGGCAATATTTCTGTGGGTGAAAATTTCTCCAGGCAACGTGGCCAAACACTGCTCTCCAGCACGAGAGTCCGAGCACCCTATCCACAACGTGTGCGGGCTCTGGCCCTTTCCGTTGAGCTCAAACACCTGGTTCAGGTGGTTATGTTTGATCGACTCCACGTAGTAGCGGTTGTTATCGAGGAAATCCGCCAACGTGctctctttggaaagcgTGAACGGGTAGTTGGGTCTGTCACTGAGCTGCGGTTTTGCCAGACTGACGGGGCCCGAGGCCAAGCCATTGGGAGGGCTTGTGGTCAAGTCAGTTTCGTTGTCTCTTTCCAACTGATAGTGGACAATGTTCTCTCTTCCCATGGTTCTTGAGGTGGTCACAAAGGAACGGCAAAAATTGGAGATTCGGGGAGTCGACGCTAGGCAAGAGCTCTGGCGGAACATGCTCCACAGGCGGGAAAAGCGACAAATATATAACAAATACCCATAGTCGCCTGCACTGAAGATGGGCGGTGGATGAGTGAAGAGATTCGCAGCCGATGGTGATTACGTCGTTGTGGGTGCGTCTCCTGCGCAGGACCGATGTCACCGACAACATAATGGTGGTGACGTGAAGGGGCTGGGATAGGGAGGAGAAGCTGATGAAATTTGGCTTTTCGATGGGAATCTTAATTCAGAAGCTGGATGGCCATGACCAGAGAAGTTTGGGGGAAGGGTTCTGCCGTGTTTGACCGATTGGGAGCCTTATCTACAGCGTAGTGAAGGTGATGTCACGTGACGCGCCTCAACAGGATTCATCTCAAAATTGGGCGCTTATCTGCCCACCCACATCTCGTCAAAAAAAGTTGGCCTCTCTCGGTCTTATATCACCCGTGGTGCGTGGGAAGAATTTGAGacaacaaaaataaatcaaaagaaaaaaaaaaaaataaatagACAGGACGGAGTGTAACAGACGACAAATAATTGACTTTTGTGTATATACTCATTTTTGATGGGTATGCGGTACCTTTGAGTGGGAGTTGTTGGGTTTTGCCGGAGAAGGTGCAAGGAGTGATAGGTTTTTCCGTGAAATGAGACCTGCTGCTGACCATCAAGCAAGGAACTCCATAAATTTCAGGAGACAATTTTAGATGACAAGTAGAACGTGACAAATCCCCAGATTCCACGAATTGAGTCATTTCAGCATTGTGGCATCAGCTCAGCGGAAAGGTGCCACaatttttcgcagccatggTGGACTCTGTAGGCACAGAGAGTTTTGGAAATGGTTGTTGAATTAATAACGTGAGATTTATGGGTAGGCAGCCACGATCGATAAAACAATTGGTTTGGCTTTTTTGGAAGATTTGCATTTGAGGTGCAATTGACGTGGTGTCAgacaatttgcagccagtgtACAAACAAAATAAAGATGGAAAAGGCTTCAAGGAATTCGGAGGAGTTCCATAAAAGGTTTCAGCCTCCACATGTAAATTGTCATTCTTGAGATTTGCGAGTCTGGGTCATAGTAAACTGGGTTCTTAAGTCTATTCGCTTTTGGTAGTAGGGTCGAGACCGTGGGGCAGGATATGGGTGTGTAgttttttcgcagccattgagcGTGGTCAAGTGAAGCTACCGCCACAAGAAAGCTCCCACCGAGGCACTATCAGAAGACGGCTTCTAATAAGGAGTAGAGGTGACGGATCACTTTTTGTATGTGACAAAATGTTTTCATTGTCCAGGTGAGTGATTTGCTCCATTTAGTTCATCCGCAATCAATTGACAAGCATGACTCTCCATCGTAATGTATCTCGGAGAGAAAAACACCTTCTTGTCTAGACCGCAAATGGATTTTTGTTGCTGTAAATGTTTGCTTGATGTGTCTTAATGACTATATTTGAGAGTTTGTGATTTGGAGACAACGATAGGCTTTCTGGTTGTTACCCACAATATGCACTTTAAACTGGCGGTATAGCTTTCTCTCCTCAAGGGATAATATTTTCCGTGACCTAGGCATCCAAATAAGAATAGATTCCAGATATTTTGGCTTCCATTACTATGGCTCTTGTTAGGTAGGAATCTGCCATCTATTCTGGGATTTTGGACGGCAGCTCTAAATATCTGCATCCCTCTTGAACCTTGGGCCAGTATTCTATTGATAACCCGCTATGAAAAAGCAAGACGACAGTATGTCTTTAGTTGCGCATTCAGCTATCTGATGTGACTTGAGAGGGGTCGTAAATTTCATCTTGAGGTCCAAGCGCTCCATGAATGTTCACAACGTACAATTTCTCAAAGATTGCAAAATCTAATTAACTACTAGATTATCTTGAGGTTCCAAATTGGATCATGCGTCTCGAAGGTGAGGACAAACAGGCAATTAAATTTGAGACGATTAACAAGGCTCCCATCTCTATGTAGATGAACGAAGTGGTACAGTGTTGAGAGAAAGTTGTATTAAGCAAACTCGGGAGTGAACTCATATACATTATTTTCTGTGGTTTGGTGCTATGGGGAAAAAATCACTCTTCATCTGGACCATTCCTAGTGAGACTCACTTGTGGATCTGAGTCGATGGCCTTGTACTAATTGGCAGCGTTCCTGCATCATATTGTCGAGTCTCTAACTACCTGTAGTGTTTTTCCAACGGCGTCCAACGATACTGCTAAGCGATTGATTTTCTGTCTATGCGTCGATTATTTTCAAATCGTACCAAAGAACTATTCCTGCGATTTTCTCGCATTTCTCATGGGCTTGCCGTTTTCTCGCTAGTTGATGACGCTATCTATGATTGCCAGTTACACAAAGGTGCGTCAGtccatttgcagccatttcagATAGTGACCCTTCCACATTTTTAAAATAAGTGAGAAACGTAGAACTATCACAAATCATCATTATCAAGCTCTCTTATTATCAGCATAGAATCGTATAATTTATTCTCCCCGTTCATTTGCTCCATTTCTGGACCATAACCGTGGGCATCATCTACTGCATACATGCGCTTCACGTCTATACATCTATGGTTGCCAACTACACAAAGTTCCAGCAAATCCCACCGGTGGCATTATAGACTTTAATTTGGGTAACTCCCAGGCGAACTTCCCACTCTTGCTGTTGATAGAAACGCGTTTTTCCACAGTCCGCCTCTCTTACCATGACTGACACAGACGGGCTGGATGAAAAGTTATCAGACTTCCTCAAGGAGGATTCTGTTACGTCCGAGCAAAGAGAATTCAATGAGCTCTCAAACAAGGCCAAACTTGAACGTTTGAACCGTTTGATCCAGCAGACAGAGATATACTCGCAGATCATTTTGGACAACATGCTTGAAAAGTCGCttgagaagcagaaggagcAGAAACGGCAgaacaagctcaaaaagcGTGAATTACGGCGCAAGAAACGAGAGAAAtatgaagagaagaagaagcttgctgCTGAAATGGGCGAGCCTGAGCCTGCACCACCTTCGGAGTCGGAGTCGGATCTTagtgatgacgaggagATCGCGGATGATGAAGCGTCTAGAGAACATGCCgaagttgaaaagaatGCCACCGACTCAGAAAAGGAGGACTTCAAGCCCGAGTCTGACTCTGATTTGGAGGTTGTGGAGGTTCTGAAAGTTTCTAGAAAGCGTAAAGGCAAGGCTCCTAAGCGCCTGAGCAAGAGGCTacagaaagagaagcctaaaaagaagacaaggGAGAGAGAACTTGTGAAGCCCAAGCAAGAAAGTTCCGAAAAGACTAGAGAGACCAGAAAAGCTTTGGAAAGTGCCCAGACCGCTCACAATCAGGCACAACCCTCTTTGGTCTCCGAGTGCACCATGAAAGATTACCAATTGGATGGTCTTGAGTGGCTCGTTACACTATATGAGAATGGTCTCAATGGTATCCTAGCCGACGAAATGGGTCTCGGGAAAACGCTACAGTGCATATCTTTGATCTGTTATCTTATTGAGCACAAGGTCAAGGGTCCCTTCTTGATTGTCGCTCCATTTTCAACCGTGAACAACTGGTGCCGAGAGTTTGCCGCATTTGCCCCAGAAGTTGAGGTGATTAAATATACTGGTGTCAAAGAAGATAGACAAGAGATcaaattctcaagaaagttgaGACAAGCGGTGGTTGTTACTTCTTATGAGCTCGCCATAAAAGACTTTCGAAAAATTTCCAGAATCTCATGGGGCTACTTGACAGTCGACGAAGGACACAGACTCAAAAATTTCGAGTGTCTTCTCATCCAGAAGCTCAAGCGTCTTGACGCAGCCAACAGATTATTATTGACGGGAACGCCGCTTCAGAACAATTTAAATGAATTGTGGTCActtctcaatttcatttTACCGGACATTTTCAGTGATTTAGAACTTTTTCAACTGTGgttcaactttgaagagTTCGCAAGCGAGGGCAAGACAGAGCAGGATAAGCTCATTCAAGAGGACGTTAAACAAAAGTTGGTCAAGAGCTTGCACTCCATCCTCAAACCATTCCTATTGAGACGGCTCAAGAAAAATGTCATCAAAGATCTACCTCCCAAGAAGGAGTATATCGTGTA
This window encodes:
- the NCE103 gene encoding carbonate dehydratase NCE103, yielding MGRENIVHYQLERDNETDLTTSPPNGLASGPVSSAKPQLSDRPNYPFTLSKESTLADFLDNNRYYVESIKHNHSNQVFELNGKGQSPHTLWIGCSDSRAGEQCLATLPGEIFTHRNIANIVNANDISSQGVIQFAVDVLKVRKIIVCGHTDCGGVWASLSKKRIGGVLDLWLNPIRHIRAQNVKLLDSLKDDPRARAKKLAELNVVASVLALRRHPSASKALKNGSIEVWGLMYDVSTGFLSEVEIPLDEFEDLFHVDDEDLEDEVNPH